From the bacterium genome, one window contains:
- a CDS encoding serine hydrolase — translation MKRDLGRRIRSIAARLDGTLGVYVHALGTGERVSVHADQLFPMASVFKVPILAELLSRVHAGERSLEERVTLTDEMRSPGSGVLKEVSAGTAVTVGDLATLMIIVSDNTATDILLARLTKEAVNARLRACGLERTTVALDCRGLLYELVGLGGAPPGPETRDLATERLRRREIDPDSRVYHGEGVNMTTPQEIGRLLEQVARAAYGVGTVQATLPAEVCRRMLDIMGRQQVRNRLPLLLPPRTEFAHKTGSLSRVSNDVGILTTPQGPCVISVFGKDLGDDLDGQMAIARVGLAVYEAQG, via the coding sequence ATGAAGAGAGACTTGGGCAGGCGCATTCGGAGCATCGCGGCCAGGCTCGATGGGACGCTGGGCGTGTACGTGCACGCGCTCGGGACCGGGGAGCGGGTTAGCGTGCACGCGGATCAACTGTTCCCGATGGCGAGCGTGTTCAAGGTCCCGATCCTTGCCGAGCTCCTCAGCCGGGTGCACGCGGGGGAGAGGTCCCTAGAGGAGCGCGTTACGCTCACGGATGAGATGAGGTCGCCGGGATCGGGGGTGCTCAAGGAGGTGTCCGCGGGAACCGCCGTCACCGTGGGCGACCTGGCCACGCTCATGATCATCGTCAGCGACAACACCGCCACCGACATCCTCCTGGCTCGTCTGACCAAGGAGGCGGTGAACGCCCGCCTGCGCGCGTGCGGGCTCGAGCGCACCACGGTCGCGTTGGACTGCCGCGGGCTGCTCTACGAACTTGTGGGGCTGGGAGGCGCGCCGCCCGGGCCCGAGACCCGCGATCTCGCGACCGAACGCCTCCGGCGGAGGGAGATCGACCCGGACAGCCGCGTGTACCATGGCGAAGGCGTCAACATGACAACACCCCAGGAGATTGGCCGACTCCTCGAGCAGGTGGCCCGCGCGGCGTACGGGGTCGGGACCGTCCAGGCCACGCTGCCCGCTGAGGTCTGCCGGAGGATGCTCGATATCATGGGGCGCCAGCAGGTCCGCAACCGCCTGCCCCTGTTGCTTCCTCCTCGGACCGAGTTCGCCCACAAGACCGGCTCACTGAGTCGGGTCAGCAACGACGTGGGGATCCTGACCACGCCCCAGGGGCCCTGCGTTATCTCGGTGTTTGGGAAGGATCTCGGCGACGACCTCGACGGGCAGATGGCGATCGCCCGGGTTGGACTGGCGGTGTACGAGGCCCAGGGGTAA
- the rsmG gene encoding 16S rRNA (guanine(527)-N(7))-methyltransferase RsmG, whose translation MSVGPILKSAGAALGIDLTPSQYALLERYVGLVVSWRDRLNLTGVQTEAAAARVLVVDALACLPHLPDRGTVVDLGSGSGTPGVPIAVARPAVRVLLVEASRKKAGFLGVVLRALGLANADVVHARAEALGRTPAHREQYDAATARAVASLPVLAELALPLVRVGGVAVFPKGSHADAEMRAAAAGLRLLGGAAEARAFGMIVVRKVAPTPSAYPRRPGVPGRRPLGSRESPRRRR comes from the coding sequence GTGTCCGTCGGGCCGATCCTCAAGTCCGCCGGCGCCGCGCTCGGCATCGATCTCACTCCCTCCCAGTATGCCCTCCTCGAGCGCTACGTTGGGCTCGTGGTGTCCTGGCGCGATCGCCTCAATCTCACCGGGGTCCAGACGGAAGCAGCAGCCGCCCGCGTCCTCGTCGTCGATGCCCTGGCCTGCCTTCCGCATCTTCCGGATCGAGGGACGGTCGTCGATCTGGGAAGCGGGTCGGGCACGCCCGGCGTCCCGATCGCCGTGGCGCGGCCGGCGGTGCGTGTGCTGCTGGTGGAAGCATCCCGCAAGAAGGCCGGGTTTCTCGGTGTGGTCCTGCGCGCCCTTGGGCTTGCCAATGCGGATGTCGTCCACGCGCGGGCCGAAGCATTGGGCCGGACGCCGGCCCACCGCGAGCAATACGATGCGGCGACGGCCCGCGCAGTGGCGTCGCTTCCGGTGCTCGCCGAGCTCGCGCTGCCCTTGGTGCGGGTGGGGGGCGTCGCGGTGTTTCCCAAGGGATCCCACGCCGACGCGGAGATGCGCGCCGCGGCGGCGGGTCTGCGGCTGCTGGGGGGCGCTGCGGAAGCCCGCGCATTTGGGATGATCGTCGTGCGAAAGGTCGCGCCGACCCCCTCGGCGTACCCGCGCCGCCCCGGCGTACCGGGCAGGCGCCCTCTGGGGTCGCGAGAGTCACCGAGGAGGAGGAGATGA
- the jag gene encoding RNA-binding cell elongation regulator Jag/EloR, translating to MRSAEGSGRTVEEAIRDALRTLGARREDADLMVLDEGSRGVLGLGSRLARVRLTLLSEMDEGEEGAPEPSRAAPQASALPEAEAAELIQLAQGVATSLIEAMGFHASASGREEAGQIHVSVTGPDLAPLIGRRGQTLDALDLVVNLIVAHRQGRRIPVIVDVERYRERRVETLEDMARRFAERVRRSGRPLALKPMSAAERRIIHTTLAADGGVTTHSEGEDPERRVVITPRGASSSSTAGASGRPQGRFRSRSHNHMRP from the coding sequence GTGAGATCGGCTGAAGGCTCCGGGCGGACCGTCGAGGAGGCGATACGCGACGCCCTTCGGACGCTGGGGGCGCGACGCGAAGACGCGGATCTCATGGTGCTCGATGAAGGGAGCCGCGGCGTTCTCGGGCTCGGGTCGCGTCTGGCCCGGGTCCGGCTCACGCTCCTTTCGGAGATGGACGAAGGAGAAGAGGGGGCTCCTGAACCCTCGCGTGCGGCTCCTCAGGCTTCGGCCCTGCCCGAAGCCGAGGCCGCGGAGCTGATTCAGCTGGCCCAGGGTGTCGCGACTTCTCTGATCGAGGCGATGGGATTCCACGCCTCCGCCTCCGGGCGGGAAGAGGCCGGGCAGATCCACGTTTCGGTGACCGGGCCCGATCTTGCCCCCCTGATTGGACGCCGAGGTCAAACCCTGGACGCGCTCGATTTGGTGGTGAACCTGATCGTGGCGCATCGTCAGGGGCGCCGGATCCCCGTGATCGTCGACGTCGAGCGCTACCGGGAGCGTCGGGTGGAAACGCTGGAGGATATGGCCCGCCGATTCGCTGAGCGGGTGCGGCGGAGCGGGCGCCCGCTCGCGCTGAAGCCGATGTCTGCGGCCGAGCGGCGGATCATCCACACGACCCTCGCGGCCGACGGCGGTGTAACGACACACAGCGAAGGCGAGGATCCGGAGCGCCGGGTGGTGATCACCCCCCGCGGAGCATCATCCTCCAGCACCGCGGGGGCGTCTGGGCGCCCGCAGGGGAGATTCCGGTCCCGTTCGCACAACCACATGCGCCCGTAG
- a CDS encoding YidC/Oxa1 family membrane protein insertase: MYQQLISPITQALSATLQFFYGFAHDYTLAIVLLTLAVKLVLHPLTRTQLKSMKGMQVVAPHVEALRRKYKEDPQTLNREIMQLYRAHKVNPAMGCLPMIVQMPVFIALWQLLYKKGLFGTAAVFGIPWMRLDQAPNLSQIMSEVGTGHPERLLLLIFPVLIFVTMWLQQRMTITDPQQARMLILMPVMMAWFATIYPVGVSIYMIVSTMAYLGEYLWVVGRPHPMITAPPKSQIVAQAQASGNAKQPASRNSVQPAPVPKGKKGAKRR; the protein is encoded by the coding sequence GTGTATCAGCAGTTGATCAGCCCGATCACGCAGGCGCTGAGCGCGACGCTGCAGTTTTTCTATGGTTTTGCGCACGACTACACGCTGGCGATCGTGCTCCTGACGCTCGCGGTCAAGCTGGTCCTCCACCCGCTCACCCGCACGCAGTTGAAATCCATGAAGGGCATGCAGGTCGTGGCGCCCCACGTGGAGGCCCTCCGGCGGAAGTACAAGGAAGACCCGCAAACGCTGAACCGGGAGATCATGCAGCTGTACAGGGCCCACAAGGTCAACCCCGCCATGGGGTGCCTCCCGATGATCGTGCAGATGCCGGTGTTCATCGCCCTGTGGCAGCTCCTCTACAAGAAGGGGTTGTTCGGCACCGCGGCCGTGTTCGGCATCCCGTGGATGCGCCTCGACCAAGCGCCGAATCTCAGCCAGATCATGTCGGAGGTAGGGACCGGACATCCCGAGCGTCTCCTGCTCCTGATCTTTCCCGTCCTCATCTTTGTCACGATGTGGCTGCAGCAGCGCATGACGATCACGGATCCCCAGCAGGCGCGGATGCTGATTCTCATGCCGGTCATGATGGCGTGGTTCGCCACCATCTACCCGGTTGGAGTGTCGATCTATATGATCGTGTCCACGATGGCCTACCTGGGCGAGTATCTGTGGGTGGTTGGCCGGCCCCATCCGATGATCACCGCTCCGCCCAAATCCCAGATCGTGGCGCAGGCTCAGGCGTCTGGGAATGCCAAACAGCCCGCATCGAGGAACTCCGTTCAGCCCGCCCCGGTACCCAAGGGCAAGAAAGGAGCGAAGCGCAGGTGA
- the yidD gene encoding membrane protein insertion efficiency factor YidD, whose amino-acid sequence MSRVANAMGLGMIRLYQRWISPFTSPSCRYFPSCSEYAAQAVTRYGVFRGSWLALRRLLRCHPFHPGGYDPVP is encoded by the coding sequence ATGAGTCGGGTCGCTAACGCGATGGGGTTGGGGATGATCCGCCTGTACCAGCGGTGGATCTCGCCATTCACCTCCCCGTCCTGCCGATACTTCCCCTCATGTTCGGAGTATGCGGCCCAAGCGGTCACACGATACGGCGTATTCCGGGGAAGCTGGCTGGCCCTGCGGCGTCTGCTTCGGTGCCATCCGTTCCACCCGGGCGGGTACGATCCCGTGCCGTAG
- the rpmH gene encoding 50S ribosomal protein L34, whose protein sequence is MKRTFQPNRRHRSKTHGFRTRMRTPGGRNVLRRRRARGRQRLAPS, encoded by the coding sequence ATGAAGCGCACATTCCAACCAAACCGACGGCATCGCAGCAAGACCCACGGATTCCGCACGAGAATGCGGACCCCCGGCGGTAGAAACGTCCTGCGCCGTAGGCGCGCCCGGGGACGGCAGCGTTTGGCCCCATCCTAA
- a CDS encoding ATP-binding protein: MQDFFLRLIAKSRGTQEEGLAPEVRLAVYDSLLAPPQVISLSAEDFNELVGELASKTHNYARERGGKIPFVVIREIVENLIHAYFQDAVVTIMDDGNTIRISDQGPGIRDKDRAFLPGFTTATREMRQFIKGVGSGLPVAREQLAFLGGAISVEDNLEHGTVVTLRVGPGPRGVPGPSLPPTQPDRVRDTRITDRQRKALLLIAELGSAGPSTIAKELGVSISTAHRELDALAKIQLVASRGAGKRTLTEEGIAYLDTVFKP, translated from the coding sequence ATGCAGGATTTCTTCCTGCGGCTGATCGCGAAATCAAGGGGAACCCAGGAGGAAGGCCTGGCCCCCGAGGTGCGTCTGGCTGTCTATGACTCGCTGCTTGCGCCGCCGCAGGTCATCTCACTTTCCGCCGAAGATTTCAACGAGCTCGTTGGGGAGCTAGCCTCCAAGACGCATAATTATGCGAGGGAACGCGGAGGGAAAATCCCCTTTGTCGTCATCAGAGAGATCGTGGAGAATCTCATTCACGCGTACTTTCAGGACGCCGTGGTGACCATCATGGACGACGGCAACACGATCCGTATCTCTGATCAGGGCCCGGGGATCCGGGACAAGGACCGCGCATTTCTCCCGGGATTCACGACAGCCACCCGGGAGATGCGGCAGTTTATCAAAGGGGTCGGTTCGGGCCTGCCCGTGGCGCGCGAACAACTCGCGTTCTTGGGAGGCGCGATCTCCGTCGAGGATAACCTTGAGCATGGAACGGTGGTGACGCTGAGGGTCGGTCCGGGGCCGCGGGGGGTCCCGGGGCCCTCGCTCCCCCCCACGCAGCCGGACCGGGTCCGCGACACGCGGATCACGGACCGGCAGCGCAAGGCGCTTCTGCTCATCGCGGAACTGGGATCCGCCGGTCCGTCGACGATCGCCAAAGAGCTCGGGGTGAGCATCAGCACCGCCCACCGCGAACTCGACGCCTTGGCGAAGATCCAGCTCGTGGCTTCTCGAGGGGCCGGAAAACGCACCCTGACCGAAGAAGGGATCGCCTACCTGGATACGGTGTTCAAGCCCTAG
- the dnaA gene encoding chromosomal replication initiator protein DnaA translates to MAPEHSAAGEVWQQAMPRIERQLTKPSFEAFFKHMRPMALHKNVFVISVPSLFAKEWLEGRYRRLITETLQDILRHGVDVEFIVADSEPVSPAPTRQPVTTRAGGADALIITGRYTFETFVIGSGNRFAHAAALAVAEAPAKAYNPLFIYGGVGLGKTHLLQAIGHHVLTHKQMAKVMYVSSEKFTNDLINSIRDDKTVEFRNKYRTADVLLIDDIQFLAGKERTQEEFFHTFNALHESSRQLIISSDRPPREIPTLEDRLRSRFEWGLLADIQAPDYETRIAILRKKAELDAIDLPDEVAQYIAERISSNIRELEGALSRLRAHGQMSRAPLSVDLAADVLREILPQTRVRPITIPTIQRAVAEFFGIRVEEMKAKRRTKGVAFPRQVAMYLSRELTDASLPRIGEEFGGRDHTTVMHACDRVKAAVIQDIHLAAGIKSLVDNFRTERPGGVDKV, encoded by the coding sequence ATGGCTCCTGAGCACAGCGCGGCCGGTGAAGTCTGGCAGCAGGCCATGCCGCGCATCGAGCGCCAGCTGACCAAGCCCAGCTTCGAAGCATTTTTCAAGCATATGCGCCCGATGGCGCTCCACAAAAACGTCTTCGTCATCTCCGTCCCCAGCCTGTTCGCCAAGGAATGGCTGGAAGGACGGTACCGGCGCTTGATCACCGAGACCCTCCAAGACATTCTCAGACACGGCGTGGATGTCGAGTTCATTGTCGCCGACAGCGAGCCCGTGTCCCCCGCCCCGACCCGACAGCCCGTCACCACCCGGGCGGGTGGCGCGGATGCGCTGATCATTACGGGACGGTACACGTTCGAGACGTTCGTCATCGGCAGCGGCAACCGGTTTGCGCACGCGGCGGCCCTGGCCGTCGCCGAGGCGCCCGCCAAAGCGTACAATCCGCTGTTCATCTACGGGGGGGTCGGATTGGGGAAGACCCACCTCCTGCAGGCGATCGGCCATCACGTCCTCACGCACAAGCAGATGGCCAAGGTGATGTATGTCTCATCGGAAAAGTTCACCAACGATCTGATCAACTCGATTCGCGACGACAAAACCGTGGAGTTCCGGAACAAGTACCGCACCGCCGATGTGCTGCTGATCGACGACATTCAGTTTCTCGCAGGCAAGGAACGCACGCAGGAAGAGTTCTTTCATACCTTCAATGCCCTCCACGAATCCAGCCGTCAGCTGATTATCAGCAGCGACCGGCCTCCACGCGAGATCCCCACGCTTGAAGATCGCCTGCGGTCCCGCTTCGAATGGGGCCTGCTCGCGGACATTCAGGCCCCCGACTATGAGACGCGGATCGCGATTCTCCGCAAGAAAGCGGAACTCGATGCCATCGACCTCCCCGATGAGGTGGCGCAGTACATCGCCGAACGGATCTCCTCAAACATCCGCGAACTCGAAGGGGCGCTCAGCCGCCTCCGTGCACATGGACAGATGTCCCGAGCCCCACTCTCGGTCGATCTTGCCGCCGATGTGCTCCGTGAAATTCTCCCGCAAACACGTGTTCGTCCCATCACCATCCCGACCATCCAACGCGCGGTCGCGGAGTTCTTTGGCATCCGGGTCGAGGAGATGAAAGCCAAACGGCGGACCAAGGGTGTCGCCTTCCCCCGTCAGGTCGCCATGTACCTCTCGCGAGAGTTAACCGACGCTTCCCTGCCCCGAATCGGCGAAGAGTTCGGAGGACGGGATCACACCACCGTGATGCATGCCTGTGACCGTGTGAAAGCCGCGGTGATTCAAGATATCCATCTTGCCGCAGGGATCAAGAGCCTTGTGGACAACTTTCGGACGGAGCGCCCAGGCGGGGTGGACAAGGTATAG
- the dnaN gene encoding DNA polymerase III subunit beta has translation MRVQCSQEHLLREVQTVSRAISSRASMPILGNLLLEATDGHLKIAATDLELGIEAQITATVGEAGSITLPARIFGDIVSNLPVSTMTLDVSEGDTKARITCDTIKFEILGLPAADFPLMPSNSGEVVARIDAGVFRTMIRQTSFAVSTDETRPFLTGVYLVLEDGDGRLVATDGGRLALRKVKLVESSRGKIAAIVPSKTMAELVRALGGVDGDVAIASHENQLIFTAAGLRFVSRLIAGQFPPYEKVIPAEFKQRIKVGTEQLLRAVRRASITARDSANVVRLAADEGTLTISSNTPEVGKAQEDIEVRAEGEAIQVAFNAKFLLDALANMDTPEVFFELTGSLSPGVLRPVDHVDYLYVLAPVRVYG, from the coding sequence ATGCGCGTACAGTGCTCGCAAGAGCACCTCTTACGCGAGGTCCAAACGGTAAGCCGTGCGATCTCGAGCCGGGCCAGTATGCCGATTCTTGGAAATCTTTTGCTGGAAGCAACAGACGGGCATCTCAAGATCGCGGCGACCGATCTCGAGCTCGGCATCGAGGCACAGATCACTGCAACGGTGGGTGAAGCCGGCAGCATCACCCTTCCCGCCCGCATTTTTGGGGATATTGTCTCAAATCTCCCGGTCTCAACGATGACGTTGGATGTCAGTGAAGGCGACACGAAAGCACGGATTACCTGCGACACCATTAAGTTTGAGATCCTCGGTCTTCCTGCAGCTGATTTCCCGTTGATGCCGTCGAATAGTGGCGAGGTGGTCGCACGGATCGATGCCGGTGTGTTCCGTACAATGATCCGTCAAACAAGCTTTGCTGTGTCCACGGATGAAACGCGCCCATTCTTAACGGGAGTCTACCTCGTTTTGGAAGATGGTGACGGTCGGTTGGTAGCGACCGACGGCGGTCGACTGGCGCTGCGAAAGGTTAAGTTGGTGGAGAGCTCGAGAGGCAAAATCGCGGCGATCGTTCCCAGCAAGACGATGGCCGAATTGGTGCGGGCCCTGGGGGGTGTCGATGGTGACGTCGCTATCGCATCGCATGAAAACCAGCTGATCTTTACCGCGGCCGGTCTGCGCTTTGTTTCACGGCTGATCGCCGGACAATTTCCTCCTTACGAAAAGGTGATCCCGGCAGAGTTCAAGCAGCGCATCAAGGTCGGGACCGAGCAGTTGCTTCGGGCGGTCCGTCGAGCCAGCATCACCGCCCGGGACTCCGCCAACGTTGTGCGGCTTGCCGCGGATGAAGGGACGCTGACCATCAGTTCGAACACGCCCGAAGTCGGCAAGGCGCAGGAAGATATCGAGGTCCGGGCGGAGGGGGAAGCGATCCAGGTCGCGTTCAACGCGAAGTTCCTTCTCGACGCGCTCGCGAATATGGACACCCCCGAGGTGTTCTTCGAACTGACCGGATCGCTCAGCCCCGGTGTGCTGCGGCCGGTGGATCACGTGGACTACCTCTACGTGCTTGCCCCCGTCAGGGTCTACGGATAG
- a CDS encoding RNA-binding S4 domain-containing protein — MITTAEITLGDALKWAGIAPTGGQAKLLIRAGRVAVNGTVDRRRGRRLVPGDRFAVSGREYRVVAR; from the coding sequence GTGATCACGACGGCCGAGATTACCCTCGGCGATGCGTTGAAATGGGCGGGCATCGCGCCGACCGGAGGTCAGGCAAAACTCTTGATTCGGGCCGGTCGCGTGGCGGTCAACGGGACCGTTGACCGCCGGCGGGGCCGCCGGCTCGTCCCGGGGGACCGGTTCGCGGTCTCTGGACGGGAGTACCGCGTTGTGGCTCGCTGA
- the recF gene encoding DNA replication/repair protein RecF, which yields MWLAELRLRDFRNYAVTDLTFGPGVAFLVGSNAQGKSNLLEAIYTVALGRSPRVGRDVEVIRFGQDRAYVRAGVQGTRGQTIEVAFDRASGARRVKVNGVSATRGQLLGRCAVVLAGSLDDEMIRGAPTHRRRVMDAALAQVSPSYFFALTRYARVLRQRNQLLRASAGAAILAPWDDQLVELGAMLIGRRRAFVGRLAAWAADRHARLGGGDERLEISYICAVGDDEEREALRRALEAGRAEDLRRGVTQAGPHRDDLQFTINGVDVRMFGSRGQHHTVALSLRLAEVDLLREELGEWPVVLLDDVMAHLDASRQALLLREVDGPQVLLTHTEIPSCADIPMRVLRVRSGAIAEDSSVSARGSAL from the coding sequence TTGTGGCTCGCTGAGCTCCGGCTGCGCGATTTCCGAAACTACGCGGTGACGGATCTGACGTTCGGTCCCGGGGTCGCCTTCCTCGTTGGCTCGAACGCGCAGGGCAAGAGCAATCTCCTCGAAGCGATCTACACGGTGGCGTTGGGCCGAAGCCCGAGGGTTGGCCGTGACGTGGAAGTGATCCGGTTTGGCCAGGATCGCGCGTACGTCCGCGCCGGCGTGCAGGGGACCAGGGGGCAGACGATCGAGGTCGCGTTTGATCGGGCGAGCGGAGCGCGGCGCGTCAAGGTGAACGGGGTCTCGGCAACGCGCGGCCAGTTGCTGGGCCGGTGCGCTGTCGTCCTCGCGGGGTCGTTGGATGACGAGATGATTCGGGGGGCGCCCACCCACCGGCGGCGGGTCATGGATGCCGCGCTGGCGCAGGTCAGCCCGTCCTACTTTTTCGCGCTGACCCGGTATGCACGGGTGCTCCGGCAGCGGAACCAGTTGTTGCGGGCGTCGGCGGGCGCCGCGATTCTGGCGCCCTGGGATGATCAGTTGGTGGAGTTGGGGGCGATGCTGATCGGCCGGCGGCGGGCGTTCGTCGGCCGGCTCGCCGCATGGGCGGCCGACCGTCACGCCCGATTGGGGGGCGGGGACGAGCGCCTCGAGATCTCGTATATCTGTGCGGTCGGCGACGACGAGGAGCGCGAGGCGTTGCGGCGCGCGCTGGAGGCCGGCCGAGCCGAGGATCTCCGGCGCGGAGTGACCCAGGCCGGTCCGCACCGGGATGACCTTCAGTTCACGATCAACGGGGTCGACGTGCGAATGTTTGGCTCTCGGGGGCAGCACCACACCGTGGCGCTGAGCCTGCGGCTCGCCGAGGTGGACCTGCTGCGGGAAGAGTTGGGTGAGTGGCCCGTGGTGCTGCTCGACGACGTCATGGCACACCTCGACGCCTCGAGGCAGGCTCTGTTGCTTCGGGAAGTCGACGGCCCGCAGGTGTTGCTGACCCATACCGAGATTCCTTCGTGTGCGGATATCCCCATGCGTGTGCTGCGCGTCCGGTCCGGCGCCATCGCGGAGGACTCGAGTGTTTCGGCTCGGGGATCTGCTCTCTGA
- a CDS encoding DUF721 domain-containing protein, which translates to MFRLGDLLSDALRSLVGPRRAWQAGVLDAWPEVVGELHARHTRAAGIRGNALVVTTDLPALSYELRLRRDALVVALNRKVGGAAIQDIQVVIRPSGESDAADSTATSGG; encoded by the coding sequence GTGTTTCGGCTCGGGGATCTGCTCTCTGACGCCCTCCGATCGCTGGTGGGGCCTCGTCGGGCTTGGCAGGCGGGGGTCCTCGACGCGTGGCCCGAGGTCGTCGGCGAGCTGCATGCCCGTCATACGAGAGCGGCCGGCATCCGCGGGAACGCGCTGGTGGTGACGACGGATCTCCCCGCGCTGTCGTATGAACTCCGGCTGCGTCGGGATGCGCTGGTCGTAGCCCTCAACCGGAAAGTGGGGGGAGCGGCGATCCAGGATATCCAGGTCGTGATACGGCCGTCGGGGGAGTCCGACGCGGCGGATTCGACGGCCACGAGCGGCGGGTGA
- a CDS encoding extracellular matrix/biofilm biosynthesis regulator RemA family protein, protein MYVHLGGDVVVPIQEIVGIFDFRLLHDSEDNRKFMDTARRQGRIRSEVPTEDTKAVVVTATAVYTSAISSLTLQKRVTHVQWGLSQG, encoded by the coding sequence GTGTACGTACACCTTGGTGGAGATGTCGTGGTGCCTATCCAGGAGATTGTCGGCATTTTCGATTTCAGGCTGCTGCACGACAGCGAGGACAACCGGAAGTTCATGGACACCGCCCGCCGGCAGGGGAGGATCCGGTCCGAGGTCCCCACGGAGGACACCAAGGCGGTGGTGGTCACGGCCACCGCGGTGTACACGTCGGCGATCTCTTCGCTGACGCTTCAGAAGCGGGTGACCCACGTCCAGTGGGGGTTGAGCCAGGGGTAA